GTGCTCTGGAGCGACTACTTCAAGGCCCCGCACTTCGAGAAGTACCCGGAACTGCACCAGCTGGTCAACGACACCCTGAAGGCCCTCTCGGCCGCCAAGGCGTCCACCGACCCGGCCACGGGCCAGAAGGCCCTGGACTACATCGCCCAGATCGACAAGATCTTCTGGGAGACCAAGAAGGCCTGACGGTCTTCTCGTCGCCAGGGGCCCGCCGCGCTCGCCGGCCGGGCCCCTTCGTCGTGCCCGGGGGCCGCCACGGGGCGCCGGGGACCCTCCCGGACCACGGGGAGCGCGGGGCGGGCCCGTGCCAAGCTGGGGCGGTGACCCTGGAGGACCTGGTACGGCTGCGGCGGGTGCGCGACCGCATGGACCGCGAGTACGCCGAGCCGCTCGACATGACCGAGCTGGCCCGTGGCGCCCACATGTCGGTCGGCCACTTCCAGCGCAGCTTCCGCAAGGCGTTCGGGGAGACCCCGTACAGCTACCTGATGACCCGGCGCGTGGAGCGGGCCAAGGCGCTGCTGCGCCGCGGCGACCTCACCGTGACCGAGGTGTGCCTGGCCGTCGGCTGCACCTCCCTCGGCTCCTTCAGCTCCCGGTTCACCGAGCTGGTCGGGCAGACGCCGAGCGCCTACCGGACCGGCTCCCACGAGGCGAGCGCGGTGATCCCGTCCTGCGTGATCCGTGCCTTCACGCGCCCGCGCCGCCGGCCGTACTGAGCGGGTTCCCGCGCCGGGCGCCACGGGTGCGCCTAGCGTGCTCCCATGGACGTGAAACTAGCGCAGTGCTTCATCGCCGTGGACGACCACGACAAGGCGCTCGCCTTCTACCGTGACGTGCTCGGCCTCGAAGTCCGCAACGACGTGGGCTTCGAGGGGATGCGGTGGGTGACCGTCGGCTCGCCGCTGCAGCCGGACGTGGAGATCGTGCTGGAGCCGCCCGGCGCCAGTCCGGACGCCTCCCCGGCCGACCGGCAGGCGACGGCCGAGCTGCTCGCCAAGGGGATGCTGAGGGGGGTCATCTTCACCACCGCCGACTGCGACGCTCTGTTCGAGCGGGTGCGGGAGTCCGGCGGCGAGGTGCTCCAGGAGCCGACGGACCAGCCGTACGGGGTGCGCGACTGCGCGTTCCGGGACCCGGCCGGCAACATGCTGCGGTTCATCGAGCGGCCCGCGGTCTGACCCGCGCGGGGCGGACCCCGCCGGGTCCGCCGGTGGCCGCCCGCCTCGGTGGCCGTCCGCCGGGCGCACGCCTGCACCGACCCGGCGCCGCTGACCGCCCGGCCGGCCGGGCTGCGGGACCCGGCGGCCCCGGCGGACCGGCGGCGCGGGCGGCGCGGGCGGCCGGCCGCGTCATCCCCAGGGCTCCACGTCCACCACGGCCTCGACCGGCACGGGACCGTAGACGTGCGGGAACTCCTCGCCGTCCGGTGGCACCGCCTCGTACTTCACCGGCACACCGAGCCGGGCGGGGTCCACGACGAGCACCACCAGCTCGTCCGGACCCTCGTGGTCGCCGTACAGGAAGGCGGCCACGCGCGGGAGCTGCTCACGGGTGGAGAAGTGGACGAAGCCCACGTCCCGCAGGGTGCGGCCACGGGTCGACCTCTCGTAGGTGCCGCGCCGGCGGGCGGCTTCCCACAGGGAACGCTCGGTGATGTGGAGGATGTACGGGAGTTTCGGCATGCGGCCACGTTAGGGCTTCGCGGCGGAGTCACCGGGCCGCGGGGGCGCCTCCCGGCCGGCCGCGTCCGGTGGCTTCCGCGGGCGCGGTGGCTCCGGTGGGCCCGCCGGGCTCCGTGCCCTTGCGGTGGGCCGCGCAGTCGGGGTTGCGGCACGGACCGGGGCGCCGCACCGGCACCCGGGCGCCCAGTGTCCTGTGCCGCACGACGACCAGGTCGACGGACTGTCCGCAGACGGGACAGGCGTGTTTCTCGCTGCCCGTGTCCCCAGGGCAGGGCGGCCGGGGACGCGGCGCTCCCCGCGCCGGGACGTGCGCTCCGGGTGTCCGTGCGCACGGTGTGCGGGCCCCGCCCAGGGTGGGGTGCGCGGGGCCCGCCGGGCCGGAGCCACCGGTGGCCGTGCGGGGTCAGGAACCGCACGTCCCCGGTGGCTCCGGGGTCCTTCGCCGGCCGCCGGGCCCGGCAGCCCGCCCGGCCGCCTCAGCCGCTGCGCCGGGTCACGAACTCGGCCAGGGCCAGCAGCCCGCCCGCCGTCTCCGGGGCGGGCACGGCCCGGGCCAGCTCCTGCACCGCCCGGGCCATCCGGTCGGCCGCCTCGGCCTGAGCCCAGTCCCGGCCGCCCGCCCGCTCCACGGCCAGCGCCGTCCGTGCGATCTCCTCGCCGTCGCCGTCCTCCCCGGCCTCGTACGGCCTGCCGTACAGCGCGGCGAGTTCGGCCGCCGCCGGGGTGCCGGAGGTGAGGGCCGCCACCACCGGCAGGGACTTCTTGCGGACCGCCAGATCCGCCCCGACCGGTTTCCCGGTGAGTCGCGGATCGCCCCATATGCCGATCACGTCGTCGATCAGCTGGAAGGCGAGCCCGGCCTGGCGGCCGAAGCCGTCCAGTGCCGCCACGACCTCGTCACCTGCGCCCGCGTACATCCCCCCGACGGCGCAGGCGCAGCCCAGCAGCGCGCCCGTCTTCGCCTCGGCCATGGTGAGCACCTCGGCGAGGGCGACGTCCTCGGGAGCGCGCCGTTCCAGGGCCGTGTCGGTGTGCTGCCCGGCGCACAGCTCGATGACGCAGCCCGTGAGCCGGGCGGCGGCCGCCGCCGCGGCCGCGTGGGCGTCCTCGGCGAGCAGTCGCAGGGCCAGTGCCTGCAGGGCGTCCCCGGCGAGGATCGCGTCGGAGACGCCGAACACACTCCACGCCGTGGGCCGGTGGCGGCGGGTGGTGTCCCGGTCCATCACGTCGTCGTGCAGCAACGTGAAGTTGTGGACGAGTTCGACCGCCACCGCCGCGCGGACGGCCGCCGCCCTGGCGCGCGGGCCGCCGAGGGCACCGGCCGCGGCGAGGACGAGCGCGGGCCTGATCGCCTTGCCCGCGTTCCCCGTCGCCGGGGTGCCGTCGGCGTGCTCCCAGCCGAAGTGGTAGCGCGCGATCCGGCGCATCGGGCCGGGCAGCGACGCGACGGCCGCCCGCAGTTCCGGGTCGACCAGGGCCCGGGTCCGCTCCAGCAGGGCCGCCGCCTCCGACCCGTCGAGCGGGCCGGGCCCGGCGTCCCCCGCGAACTCGCGCGGTCCCCGCGGTGCGGGCCGCCGTCCCGGACCGGCGGACCGCGCGGCCACGGGTGGGCACCGGTCGGTCCCCGTCACGGAATCGGCCATGTCTCCCCCTCACCGGTCCCGGAGGATCTACCCGCCCCGGCGGGCGGGAACACGGCCGTCACGCGCGGAGAGGTCACTTCCACCGTCCGATCTCGACGTTCTCCAGCACACCGAGCGCGTCGGGCACCAGGACGGCCGCCGAGTAGTAGGCCGTGACCAGGTACTTGATGACGGCCTGTTCGTTGATGCCCATGAAGCGGACGGACAGGCTCGGTTCGATCTCGTCCGGGATGCCGGACTGCCGCAGGCCGATGACGCCCTGGTCCGCCTCGCCGGTACGCAGGGCGATGACGGAAGTCGTCCGGGCCTCGGTGACCGGGATCTTGTTGCACGGGTAGATCGGCACACCGCGCCAGGTGGGGATGCGGTTGCCGCCGATGTCGATGGTCTCCGGCACCAGTCCGCGCTTGTTCAGCTCGCGTCCGAACGCGGCGATCGCGCGGGGGTGGGCGAGGAAGAGCTTGGTGCCGCGCCGGCGGCTGAGCAGTTCGTCCATGTCGTCCGGGCCGGGCACGCCGTCGTGCGGCTGGATCCGCTGGTCGTACTCGCAGTTGTGCAGCAGACCGAAGTCGCGGTTGTTGACCAGCTCGTGCTCCTGGCGTTCCTTCAGCGCCTCCACGGTGAGCCGCAGTTGCTGCTCGGTCTGGTTCATCGGCTGGTTGTACAGGTCGGCCACGCGTGTGTGGATGCGCAGCACGGTCTGGGCGATGCTCAGTTCGTACTCGCGCGGCCGGGCCTCGTAGTCGACGAAGGTGTGCGGGATGTCCGGCTCGCCGGAGTGGCCGGCCGCCAGCTCGACCGCCTTCTCGCCGTACTTGTTGGTCCGCTGCTCCGGGATCGAGCGCAGCCGCTCCAGGTGTTCGCGCAGTGAGTCGGAGCGCTCGGCGACCTGCTGGAAGTCCTGGCGGCCGAGGACCAGTACCGTGCACGCGGTGTCGGCGCGGGCGGTGTACTCCCAGATGGCGTCCGGGTCCAGCAGCGCCTGGTCGCCGAAGTAGGCGCCGTCGGCGAGGACGCCGAGGACCGCGTCGTCGCCGTACGGGCCGGTGCCGACCTTCTCGACCCTGCCGTGCGCGAGGAGGTACACCTCGTCGGCCTGGCCCCCGAAGGAGGCGATCACCTCGCCGGGGGCGAAGTCCCGCTGACGGCAGCGCCGGGCCAGCTCGGCGAGCACCCCGTCGTCCTCGTACGACCGCAGCACGGGCAGTTCGCCCAGTTCGGCCGGGATGACCTCCACCTGGTCCCCGGTCTTCACGAAGGTGACCCGGCCGTCGCCGACGGCGTACGTCAGCCGCCGGTTCACCCGGTACGTGCCGCCGTGCACGTCCACCCAGGGCAGGGTGCGCAGCAGCCAGCGGGAGCTGATCTCCTGCATCTGCGGCGCCGACTTGGTCGTGGTGGCCAGGTTCCGCGCTGCCGCCGTGCCGAGGGACTGCTGCGGCTTGCCCTGATCCGTGCGGACCTCTTCGCCTAACGACATAAAAGAATGCCCTCCCATGTATGCCCGGCGCCGAAGCGCGCCGGGCACCGCTCTCGTGCACGAGCGTTCCATCACGGTGCATGTGTGCGCCATTACCCGAAAGAGGGGGGTTGGATCATCGCACGACTGGGCAGACAGAGGGACCCGCGTCCCCGGCGCCGCCGGGTGTGCGTCCTGGCCGGATCGGCTCGCACGGCGTGCGAACGAGGTAGTCCGTGACGTCCGGTTTCGGTAGAAGCAGGCCTACGGGAGGGCCGCGACCGGCGGCGCTCGGACACGGCACGAAGGAGGGGTCATGGCCCCACCCATGTCCGCGAGCGGGTTCCTGCAGGCGCTGCGTGCGGAGGGCGTCACGGTCGTCGAGGTGGGCGACTGGCGGAACCACAACCGCAACCACAAGGGGCCGTGGGGTCCCGTCCACGGCGTGATGATCCACCACACGGTGACCCGGGGCGGCGCGCGCACGGTGGAGCTGTGCCGCGACGGCCACGCGGACCTGCCGGGCCCGTTGTGCCACGGCGTGATCACCAAGGACGGCCGGGTGCACCTGGTCGGCTACGGCCGCACCA
This is a stretch of genomic DNA from Streptomyces sp. TG1A-8. It encodes these proteins:
- a CDS encoding family 2 encapsulin nanocompartment cargo protein polyprenyl transferase: MADSVTGTDRCPPVAARSAGPGRRPAPRGPREFAGDAGPGPLDGSEAAALLERTRALVDPELRAAVASLPGPMRRIARYHFGWEHADGTPATGNAGKAIRPALVLAAAGALGGPRARAAAVRAAVAVELVHNFTLLHDDVMDRDTTRRHRPTAWSVFGVSDAILAGDALQALALRLLAEDAHAAAAAAAARLTGCVIELCAGQHTDTALERRAPEDVALAEVLTMAEAKTGALLGCACAVGGMYAGAGDEVVAALDGFGRQAGLAFQLIDDVIGIWGDPRLTGKPVGADLAVRKKSLPVVAALTSGTPAAAELAALYGRPYEAGEDGDGEEIARTALAVERAGGRDWAQAEAADRMARAVQELARAVPAPETAGGLLALAEFVTRRSG
- a CDS encoding DUF952 domain-containing protein, giving the protein MPKLPYILHITERSLWEAARRRGTYERSTRGRTLRDVGFVHFSTREQLPRVAAFLYGDHEGPDELVVLVVDPARLGVPVKYEAVPPDGEEFPHVYGPVPVEAVVDVEPWG
- a CDS encoding VOC family protein, yielding MDVKLAQCFIAVDDHDKALAFYRDVLGLEVRNDVGFEGMRWVTVGSPLQPDVEIVLEPPGASPDASPADRQATAELLAKGMLRGVIFTTADCDALFERVRESGGEVLQEPTDQPYGVRDCAFRDPAGNMLRFIERPAV
- a CDS encoding helix-turn-helix transcriptional regulator, with amino-acid sequence MTLEDLVRLRRVRDRMDREYAEPLDMTELARGAHMSVGHFQRSFRKAFGETPYSYLMTRRVERAKALLRRGDLTVTEVCLAVGCTSLGSFSSRFTELVGQTPSAYRTGSHEASAVIPSCVIRAFTRPRRRPY
- a CDS encoding family 2B encapsulin nanocompartment shell protein; this encodes MSLGEEVRTDQGKPQQSLGTAAARNLATTTKSAPQMQEISSRWLLRTLPWVDVHGGTYRVNRRLTYAVGDGRVTFVKTGDQVEVIPAELGELPVLRSYEDDGVLAELARRCRQRDFAPGEVIASFGGQADEVYLLAHGRVEKVGTGPYGDDAVLGVLADGAYFGDQALLDPDAIWEYTARADTACTVLVLGRQDFQQVAERSDSLREHLERLRSIPEQRTNKYGEKAVELAAGHSGEPDIPHTFVDYEARPREYELSIAQTVLRIHTRVADLYNQPMNQTEQQLRLTVEALKERQEHELVNNRDFGLLHNCEYDQRIQPHDGVPGPDDMDELLSRRRGTKLFLAHPRAIAAFGRELNKRGLVPETIDIGGNRIPTWRGVPIYPCNKIPVTEARTTSVIALRTGEADQGVIGLRQSGIPDEIEPSLSVRFMGINEQAVIKYLVTAYYSAAVLVPDALGVLENVEIGRWK